The window ATATGGGAAAAGCAATTCTATTAATATTGATGATCAATACAAAACTGATGATTTTTTTAAGGGGTTTACTTTTGTACTTGGTGTAAATAACCAGCTTCGATTTAATAAAACAATTAATACTGATTTAGATTATGTGCCAGTACTTTTTAGTGACTGTCATGCTTGTTACGATGATGGAGATAAGTGTAGATGCTATATTCCAAGGCTTGCACTTAAAGGAACTTATATTTCTGTTGAAAAAGTAGATTTTTCGGAAATCAAGGAAGTTTTAAAGGAAAAAAATTGCGTTTCTGTTAATCCTGATCAATTGGACAAAATTTTTCAAATTTCTGTTGATAACTTACCGGTTAATGTTTCTAGTAGGCTTAATTTAGTGGTAGGCAGAAGGGGCACTGGTAAGAGCACATTTCTTGAAAGTATAAAAAAGCAATTTCAAAATGAAGAAAATGTTTTTATGATTAAACAGTTCCAGTCGGCTAGTGAAACTGATGATTATTTGAGTGAACAACAAAATAGAATTGGAAATTTATGTATTGAAAATTGGGTTAATAAATACGAAGTTGAATTATATCAAATTAAAAATCATTATCAAAAAACCTTCATAAGGAAGAGCTGAACAATTATATAGAACAGTTAAAAGAATATGGAAATCAAACTGTTACAAATGGCGAAGCCAGCAAAGTTAAAATTTTCAAAGAAAATGTATATGAAATATTTGAACATCAACAATTAAAAAAAGGTGAAAATGAATTATTAGATGTAATTAATAATCGAAATTTTTGGGATGAGTTGAATAATCCTGTTATTAGAAAAAAATTTATCGATGCATACAACACAATTAGAAATAAACTAATAAATTACGATAAAGAAAATAAATTAAAAAAACATGTAAATGATCTTCTTAAGGATATCAAACAAATTGTTAAGGAAAATACAGGTGTTAATCCACCACCTGAAATCAATTTATCCAAAATATTTATTTATCAAAAAGAGAAAGATATGATTTCGACTTTTTGTAATATGGTTGTGAATAAAGAAGAATTAAGAAAAGAAAACAAGGGCCTTTTTTCGCTTAAGGTTGAAAAAAGGCCATGGAAGAATGCTTCTGAGTTTAAAGATGCTCATCATATATCAAGGAGTTTTCCGATTAAGGAAGATTTAATTGATTAGTATCTTGCTGCTACCAATTGTAAAGAAAAGTATGACGCTTTTTTTAAAAAAATATTTAGTTCACCTTATTCTGAGAAATTAAAAATTTTGAACGAGACTGATGTTGCGAAGTATTTGTTAAATTTCGTGACTGTATTAACCACTGCTGCAGGTAAAAGCCCTTCAGGAGGACAAAAGGTAGCTTTTGGATTAATGCTGAAATTGGAAGAGGCGAAAAAATCAACCATAGCGTTAATTGATGAGCCTGAGGCCTCCTTGGATAATCATTTCATTAATTGTGAGCTCATTGATGAACTCAGAGAGATTTCACAAAATATTCCTATTTTTGTTGTTACGCATAATTCAACACTTGGGACACTATTAAAACCAGACAGACTAATAGTAACTAAATATGATGAATCAAATGATAAATATCGAATCTTATCTGGTGATTTTAAATCAAAGAAAATAATAGATGCGGAAAATAATGGACAGATTCCTAGTTTTGAAGATTTTCTTGATTCTATGGAAGCTGGTTTTGACACTTACAAGGAAAAAGGCGACAATTATGAGTTTCTTAAAAATTGAAGAAAACATTTTGAAGATTTCTATAGATAAAAAAATTACATCAATATTGACAATATTTCAAAAAACGATTTGTTAAAGATTATGAATAATATCTATAGTGATCAGAATTTTTATGGAAATTTAAATGATCTTGATTCTATCCTTGACGATACTAATAATCCAGTTCAAAAAGAGATTGGAAAGCAAGTAATTAATAAAATTAAAGATTTTAAGGAAATTATACCAACGATTAAATCGGAAATCTCCGATGAATTTCCAACTGTTAAAGAGGACGATTAAGCAAATTGTTTTTGGTATTTTTCTGTTGGAAATATATTTTAAATATTTGATTTAAATTATCTCAGGTATCTGTTAAATTAATGATTTTTTTATTTTATTAGGGAAACAAGTTATTCAAATCGGGATATTTGGTTATTTTAAATTGCAATATCAAGATATCATATGCCTTACGGATTTAGATTCATTGATTAAAAATTCGTTTCTTAAAAATAAGCTGTTAATATTTACTTAGATGAGGATTAAATGATGAGTATATTTTGAAGATTTTTTGTCTACTAATTTAAATAGAAATAGGGTTTTATGTCGGAGATTCCAGTGACTTTTAAAGATTTAATGTGTGAAGTTTCAGAATCTACAAAAAATTTTTTCTGGGGTTAGCCGTATTGAACAGAAAAAATTGGCCAATATACAACGCCTCTGTTGGTAGTAGATTATATATAGCGGAAAGGCTATTGGATAATGCGATCATTACTAAAGATACTATCAATATACTTTATCCGGGAACCATTACTGGAACTCTCGGATTGTCAGTTGTGCAGCATTTATTAAAGATATGTAAATCACCCAACAGGCTTATCATTGTGCTTCGAAACAGTTATGCATTTCGGTCCTTATTGAGATATGAGCTAGAAAGAGATTCGGATGTCTTTTCTTCAGTTGCACTCTTAATGTCTGCATTCACCTTTTTGGTTGCATCCGGATCGCGGTATCTATTTAGTTTATAGTCGATTTCACTCAAATTTTCAGCAATTTTCTTTTGCTCCTCTAGCACTGCTGCACGATGTTCCCCAAGAAGCTCAACACGGTCAGGAATCGTATCAGGACCGGCCATTATCTGATTGACGTATCGACGGATATTTCTGATTTTCATTCCGGTATTTTTTAAACAGCAAATTGTGTGTATTATTTTTAGATCGCTATCTGTAAAATCACGATATCCAATTCTGTTTCTTGAGACGAAAGGCAAAAGTCCTTTTTTATCATAGTAACGAAGGCTGGAAGCAGAAAGACCCGATTTCTTAGCAGCCCGCTTAATCGTATATGTCATTTTTTCTCCTTTGTCCTTGCATTAAACCATGGTTGAACGTTTATGCTATTGATTGTAGCGAGTGAGTCGCTTCTAATCAACGATTTTTGAAAAGGAGTTTTCATATGTCGACTATTTTAATCACTGGTGCGAATAAAGGCATTGGATTTGCGCTAGCAAAAGTTCTAGCCCAACATGGTAATCAGGTCTTAATTGGTGCGCGAAATGAACAACGCGGTAATGATGCGGTCCAGCAATTAGCAAAAGAAAATGTGAAATCTGTATATATTCATATTGACTTGGATGATATTAATTCATTAGAGAATGCTATTGAGTCAGTAGAAAAGAATTATGGTGACTTATCTATACTTGTCAACAATGCAGGGATTTCTGGAGATATGAGTCAAAGACCAGACAATACTGATCTTTCACAGCTTCGGGAAACAATGCAGTCAAATT of the Oenococcus sp. UCMA 16435 genome contains:
- a CDS encoding MerR family transcriptional regulator, which gives rise to MTYTIKRAAKKSGLSASSLRYYDKKGLLPFVSRNRIGYRDFTDSDLKIIHTICCLKNTGMKIRNIRRYVNQIMAGPDTIPDRVELLGEHRAAVLEEQKKIAENLSEIDYKLNRYRDPDATKKVNADIKSATEEKTSESLSSSYLNKDRNA